Part of the Candidatus Thiothrix putei genome, TCAAGATTTTGTGCAAACCATAAGGCACCATCGCCGGGTAAGCGTGTACCGATAATCGTTGAGATAAACGATACCCCTAACATACCGTGGGCAACCGGCTTTTTGAAACTGGTACGGGCAGCGTAAGTCGGGTCAACGTGTAAACGATTGTCATCGCCACTGAGTTCCACAAAGCGTTCCAGATCTTTCTCTGTCACGACATGTTCTAACTCAGCTACTTGCCCCACGAGGATTTCATCAAAACGTGCCATGCCCGCCCCTTATACTGCTAAATGAGATCACCATATTAATAATAGCTAAACAAACCGTCATCGGCAGGTGCGGAGGTTTCTTCCTCACACTTATGCAGCGTTAGCGCCACAATATCAGCCGCCGTGTCTAACTGTGCAAATTCTTCTTCTGTGTAACGAATACCGAATTCTTCTTCCAGCAGCAATAGAATCTCAACCTGCTTGAGTGAATCCCAGTCCTTACGCCCACTCATGCTTAACCATACGCCTTCATCATCGGCAACCGGCTTACCCAAAATCGCGACGAGCGCTTGTTTCAGGGTATCCTTAATTTTTTGTGAATCCATGTCTTGTTATTCCTCAATTAATTGAACGCTTTGTACAGGCGTAAACTGTTCAAGGGCGTGTCTAGGAATACCATTCAGCCCTTCTTGAACGGTATCAGGAGCTACCTGCAAATGCCCTGCCAGCCATGTCACCGCAGGCTGGTTACGCGGGCCATGCTGCACACGGAAAC contains:
- a CDS encoding phosphopantetheine-binding protein; protein product: MDSQKIKDTLKQALVAILGKPVADDEGVWLSMSGRKDWDSLKQVEILLLLEEEFGIRYTEEEFAQLDTAADIVALTLHKCEEETSAPADDGLFSYY